One part of the Dermacentor silvarum isolate Dsil-2018 chromosome 6, BIME_Dsil_1.4, whole genome shotgun sequence genome encodes these proteins:
- the LOC119456442 gene encoding ATP-binding cassette sub-family G member 1, whose protein sequence is MDSGAVLLNVSKLENDSPPKCFENLALDVPSGVIDDAIPAVDFKTKAEVNGNGRLNGFRNFESIDLTWRNLIYKVKKGKARKYLVNNMSGEARSGTLTAIMGPSGAGKTTLLNLLTGFYDKGYKGEVQINGYVRDQALFNKQSCYVMQDDRLLPALTVYEAIFMSVELRMPNMEPKDKAKKVERSIEEWGLEVCRNTRTENLSGGQRKRLAIAQELVNNPPVLFLDEPTSGLDNVSSLMCVQILKRLASMGHTVICSIHAPSAKIFSYFDMLYMVSAGRCIYNGEVNDLLGFLTRHGLQCPQFHNPADYISEVSSGDYGDYRDVLSREFELPLPDGSNAAKGTMTKYGGLIMTSEQKAEANRMYSFKVNQFHQFQILLKRCWLSVFRNRVATPLRLVAYVGFALMLVILYYDIGYKASTVTHNATMFFSMCCICVFQTILPAVIVFPVNIAVLMREQRNCWYSLKVFYLANYVTEIPFLVIPNAVLIAIVYYPTGQPRELWRVAGVMLFCVQICAVSQAMGLIVSAVSKLQTAVFLALPIVSPAFFFCGFFVPAHLLTQYARWLTDISYIYYGYNGLLLSVYGYGRPTLECDQFICLYEDPAQFLEFVGAADKKFYVLALALLAYEAICRTIAFILLKIRLARKE, encoded by the exons CGGCGGTGGACTTCAAGACGAAGGCCGAGGTGAACGGCAACGGCCGCCTCAACGGGTTTAGGAACTTCGAGAGCATCGACCTGACCTGGAGGAACCTCATATACAAGGTCAAGAAAGGCAAAG CCCGCAAGTACTTAGTCAACAACATGAGCGGTGAAGCACGGTCTGGTACGCTGACGGCCATCATGGGTCCCTCTGGCGCGGGCAAGACGACTCTGCTGAATTTGCTCACGGGCTTCTA TGACAAGGGCTACAAGGGCGAAGTTCAGATCAACGGCTACGTGCGTGACCAGGCACTGTTCAACAAGCAGAGCTGCTACGTCATGCAGGATGACCGACTGCTTCCTGCGCTCACCGTTTACGAGGCTATCTTCATGAGCGTCGAACTGCGCATGCCCAACATGGAACCAAAAGACAAAGCTAAGAAG GTTGAGCGGTCGATTGAAGAGTGGGGCCTGGAGGTGTGCCGCAACACTCGTACAGAAAACCTCTCCGGCGGCCAACGCAAGCGTCTAGCCATCGCGCAAGAGTTGGTCAACAACCCGCCTGTTCTTTTCCTCGATGAACCCACAAG TGGCCTGGACAACGTGTCAAGTCTGATGTGCGTGCAGATACTTAAGCGGTTGGCTTCTATGGGACACACCGTCATCTGCTCCATACACGCACCTAGTGCCAAGATCTTCTCTTATTTCGACATG CTGTACATGGTTTCTGCGGGGCGTTGCATCTACAACGGCGAAGTGAATGACCTGTTAGGCTTTCTGACGAGGCATGGTCTGCAGTGTCCGCAGTTCCACAACCCTGCCGACTACA TCAGCGAAGTGTCGTCGGGCGACTACGGTGACTACCGCGACGTACTGAGCCGCGAGTTCGAACTTCCCTTGCCGGACGGCAGCAATGCCGCTAAAGGCACGATGACAAAGTACGGCGGGCTCATCATGACCAGCGAG CAAAAGGCCGAGGCTAACCGGATGTACTCTTTCAAAGTCAACCAGTTTCATCAGTTCCAGATTCTCCTGAAGAGGTGCTGGCTTTCGGTTTTCCGTAACAGG GTGGCCACTCCCCTGCGGCTTGTGGCATATGTGGGCTTCGCGCTGATGCTTGTCATCCTGTACTACGACATTGGCTACAAGGCGAGCACTGTGACCCACAACGCCACAATGTTCTTCTCCATGTGCTGCATCTGCGTCTTCCAGACCATCCTGCCCGCCGTCATAGTCT TTCCCGTCAACATCGCAGTACTGATGAGAGAGCAAAGGAATTGCTGGTACAGCCTCAAAGTTTTCTACCTGGCAAACTACGTCACGGAGATTCCGTTCCTG GTGATACCGAACGCTGTGCTGATCGCCATCGTCTACTATCCGACGGGACAACCCAGAGAGCTGTGGCGTGTGGCAGGCGTTATGCTCTTCTGCGTCCAGATATGCGCCGTGTCGCAAGCCATGGGGCTCATCGTGTCCGCAGTGTCAAAGCTACAG ACGGCGGTGTTCCTGGCCCTGCCTATCGTGTCGCCGGCCTTCTTCTTCTGCGGCTTCTTCGTGCCGGCCCACCTGCTGACGCAGTACGCGCGGTGGTTAACGGACATCTCGTACATCTACTACGGCTACAACGGCCTACTGCTGTCGGTGTACGGCTATGGCCGCCCAACTCTGGAATGCGACCAGTTCATCTGCCTCTACGAGGACCCCGCACAATTCCTCGAGTTCGTCGGTGCAGCGGACAAGAAGTTTTATGTGTTGGCGCTTGCGCTGCTCGCTTACGAAGCCATATGCAGGACCATCGCCTTCATCCTGCTCAAGATCAGGCTAGCTAGGAAAGAGTGA